The Kluyvera intermedia genome window below encodes:
- a CDS encoding DNA topoisomerase III: MRLFIAEKPSLARAIADVLPKPHRKGDGFIECGNGQVVTWCIGHLLEQAQPDAYDSRYARWNLQDLPIVPEKWQLQPRASVTKQLNVIKRFIHEASEVVHAGDPDREGQLLVDEVLDYLDLAADKRRQVQRCLINDLNPQAVERAISRLRANSEFIPLCVSALARARADWLYGINMTRAYTILGRNAGYQGVLSVGRVQTPVLGLVVRRDEEIENFVSKDFFEVKAHIVTPKDERFTATWQPSEACEPHQDEEGRLLNRTLAEHVVKRISGQPALVTAYNDKRDSEPAPLPFSLSALQIEAAKRFGFSAQNVLDICQKLYETHKLITYPRSDSRYLPEEHFAGRQAVMNAISVHAADLLPQPVVDPDIRNRCWDDKKVDAHHAIIPTARASNVNLTENEAKVYRLVATQYLMQFCPDAVYRKCQIDLDIANGKFVAKARFLAEAGWRGLLGAKERDEENDGTPLPVVAKADELLCENGEVVERQTQPPRHFTDATLLSAMTGIARFVQDKDLKKILRATDGLGTEATRAGIIELLFKRGFLSKKGRYIISTDPGRALFHSLPEMATRPDMTAHWESTLTQISEKQCRYQDFMQPLVGTLFQLIDQARSTPVRQFRGLAAPAGGAKKTFSKGKGKKRAASPAPDA; the protein is encoded by the coding sequence TTTTATTGAATGTGGTAATGGTCAGGTGGTGACCTGGTGTATTGGTCACCTGCTGGAGCAGGCGCAGCCGGACGCCTATGACAGCCGCTACGCGCGCTGGAACCTTCAGGATTTGCCGATTGTTCCGGAAAAATGGCAGCTTCAGCCGCGCGCGTCGGTGACCAAGCAGCTTAACGTCATTAAGCGTTTTATTCATGAGGCCAGTGAAGTCGTCCATGCCGGTGACCCCGACCGCGAAGGGCAACTGTTGGTGGATGAAGTGCTGGACTACCTGGATCTGGCGGCCGACAAACGCCGTCAGGTACAGCGTTGTTTGATAAACGACCTTAATCCTCAGGCGGTTGAGCGGGCGATTTCTCGCCTGCGCGCTAACAGCGAATTTATCCCGCTGTGCGTATCAGCGCTGGCTCGTGCTCGCGCCGACTGGTTGTACGGCATCAACATGACCCGCGCTTACACCATTCTGGGGCGTAACGCGGGCTATCAGGGCGTACTTTCCGTGGGCCGCGTGCAGACGCCGGTGCTTGGGCTGGTGGTGCGCCGTGATGAAGAGATTGAAAACTTCGTCTCGAAAGACTTCTTTGAAGTGAAGGCGCATATCGTGACGCCTAAAGACGAGCGCTTTACCGCTACCTGGCAGCCGAGCGAAGCCTGCGAACCGCATCAGGATGAAGAAGGACGCTTGCTTAACCGAACGCTGGCGGAGCACGTCGTGAAGCGCATTAGCGGCCAGCCTGCGTTGGTTACTGCTTATAACGATAAACGGGATTCAGAACCGGCCCCGCTGCCATTCTCGCTGTCGGCCTTGCAGATTGAGGCCGCTAAGCGCTTTGGCTTTAGTGCGCAGAATGTGTTGGATATCTGCCAGAAGCTGTATGAAACCCACAAGTTGATTACCTATCCCCGTTCCGATAGCCGTTACCTGCCGGAAGAGCATTTCGCCGGGCGACAGGCGGTGATGAATGCCATCAGCGTACATGCAGCGGATCTGTTGCCGCAACCGGTGGTCGATCCTGATATCCGCAACCGCTGCTGGGATGACAAAAAGGTCGATGCTCACCACGCGATCATTCCCACCGCGCGAGCCAGTAATGTGAATCTTACGGAAAACGAAGCCAAGGTTTATCGTCTGGTCGCCACTCAGTATCTGATGCAGTTTTGCCCTGACGCGGTGTACCGCAAGTGCCAGATCGATCTGGACATTGCCAACGGTAAGTTTGTCGCTAAAGCCCGTTTCCTGGCCGAAGCCGGCTGGCGCGGGCTGCTGGGGGCAAAAGAACGCGATGAAGAGAACGATGGCACACCGTTGCCGGTGGTAGCAAAAGCCGATGAACTGCTGTGTGAAAACGGTGAAGTGGTTGAACGTCAAACCCAGCCGCCGCGCCATTTTACCGATGCAACGCTGCTGTCAGCGATGACCGGTATCGCCAGGTTTGTGCAGGATAAGGATCTGAAGAAGATCCTGCGTGCCACCGACGGTTTAGGCACCGAAGCCACCCGAGCAGGGATTATCGAGTTGTTGTTTAAGCGCGGTTTTCTGAGTAAGAAAGGGCGCTATATTATCTCAACCGATCCCGGTCGCGCGCTGTTCCATTCCCTACCTGAGATGGCCACCCGCCCGGATATGACTGCACATTGGGAATCGACCCTGACGCAAATCAGCGAAAAGCAGTGCCGCTACCAGGACTTTATGCAGCCGCTGGTGGGGACGTTGTTCCAGTTGATTGACCAAGCGCGAAGTACGCCGGTAAGACAATTCAGAGGATTAGCGGCCCCGGCAGGAGGGGCGAAGAAAACGTTCAGCAAAGGCAAAGGGAAGAAGCGGGCAGCAAGCCCGGCGCCTGACGCATAG